A region of uncultured Anaeromusa sp. DNA encodes the following proteins:
- a CDS encoding alanine/glycine:cation symporter family protein, whose amino-acid sequence MENLGNIINLLNGYVWSPAMLVFVVVSGVYFSIRLRFTQVRNLRDMVRNLVSNQSSESGISTFSSFWTTMAARVGVGNIAGVAVAVYMGGPGTIFWMWVTSILLAAISFAECSLGQLYKLRVDGEYRGGAYYCAEIGLGWGWFSKLFATVTVVGMLFGMPGIQANMIGEGLNHSLGIPPLLTGVVGAILLGIIILGGIKRISSFAAILVPIKVGIFLLLTAIVLIANYDRIPTMFSWIFSSAFNQGSVFGGMMGSAISMGIRRSTFASGAGMGEETPAAAAAETAHPAGQGLANSFGIYMDIIICTCSGLMILVTDCFNTASGYIGSGSPQMAALAASGKNGIVFPQEAVGTLMPGLGEFVMGVVVILFAFTTILSYYYQAETGMAYLLGKASESKRKNVYLVMKIMVLLVYIYFSTTTSSVAWGAADLACGLMVWLNVLMLWFLFPKVVAILNDYEEQRNADQVPFFDPDKVGISNVDLWKEINKDKIAATKASDKIAVARK is encoded by the coding sequence GTGGAAAATCTAGGAAATATCATTAATCTCTTAAATGGCTATGTCTGGTCACCAGCCATGTTGGTCTTTGTTGTTGTATCCGGCGTATATTTTTCCATCCGGCTCCGCTTTACCCAAGTCCGTAATTTACGGGATATGGTGAGAAATCTGGTAAGTAACCAAAGTTCGGAAAGCGGCATCTCCACCTTCAGTTCCTTTTGGACAACCATGGCGGCTCGGGTCGGTGTCGGTAATATTGCCGGTGTGGCGGTAGCTGTTTATATGGGAGGACCGGGAACCATCTTCTGGATGTGGGTTACCTCGATTTTGCTAGCGGCCATATCTTTTGCCGAATGTTCCCTGGGCCAGCTGTATAAATTGCGGGTTGACGGCGAGTACCGTGGCGGCGCCTACTATTGTGCTGAAATCGGTTTGGGTTGGGGATGGTTTAGCAAGCTGTTTGCGACGGTTACTGTTGTTGGAATGCTGTTCGGCATGCCAGGCATTCAGGCCAACATGATCGGCGAAGGCTTAAATCACAGCCTGGGAATTCCTCCGTTGCTGACCGGCGTAGTTGGAGCGATATTATTAGGTATCATTATCCTTGGAGGTATCAAACGGATTAGCTCATTTGCTGCGATTCTTGTTCCTATCAAAGTAGGAATCTTTTTACTGCTGACGGCCATTGTGCTGATTGCAAATTATGATCGGATTCCTACTATGTTTAGCTGGATTTTTTCATCGGCATTTAATCAGGGATCTGTATTTGGCGGTATGATGGGCAGCGCCATTTCTATGGGGATTCGGCGCTCTACGTTCGCGTCCGGCGCTGGCATGGGTGAAGAAACTCCGGCTGCAGCTGCGGCTGAAACTGCGCATCCGGCCGGGCAGGGTTTAGCGAATTCATTTGGTATTTATATGGATATTATAATCTGTACCTGTTCCGGCCTCATGATTCTGGTGACCGACTGCTTTAATACGGCTTCCGGTTATATTGGTTCGGGTTCTCCCCAAATGGCGGCTTTGGCTGCATCCGGTAAAAATGGCATTGTTTTTCCCCAAGAGGCTGTTGGTACGCTGATGCCTGGTCTTGGCGAATTTGTTATGGGGGTAGTGGTCATATTATTTGCCTTTACTACAATCCTTAGCTATTATTATCAGGCGGAAACCGGCATGGCCTATCTCTTAGGCAAGGCCAGCGAGAGCAAACGTAAAAATGTTTACCTGGTTATGAAAATTATGGTGCTCTTAGTTTATATTTACTTTTCCACAACCACTTCGAGCGTTGCTTGGGGGGCCGCTGACCTGGCCTGTGGGCTGATGGTATGGCTGAATGTGTTAATGTTGTGGTTTTTGTTTCCAAAGGTCGTTGCGATACTGAATGACTATGAAGAACAACGCAATGCCGATCAGGTTCCTTTTTTCGATCCGGATAAAGTCGGTATTTCGAATGTCGATCTTTGGAAAGAGATTAACAAGGACAAAATTGCTGCGACAAAAGCGAGTGATAAAATCGCTGTTGCTAGAAAATGA
- a CDS encoding LysR family transcriptional regulator produces MIISKYQIFHTVAEVGSLRKASEKLNLTQSSVS; encoded by the coding sequence TTGATTATCTCGAAATATCAAATTTTCCATACTGTCGCCGAAGTTGGCAGCCTCCGCAAAGCTTCTGAAAAACTAAATTTGACGCAATCAAGCGTTAGTTAG
- a CDS encoding LysR family transcriptional regulator — protein sequence MQLTHNGERILSHIKMILHHEEHLREEALSIKGIETGLVRIGTLSSISIKWVPSILASFHSQYPQSETKTHLGCYDGMNKWISSNLASNGSIVKKRLR from the coding sequence ATGCAACTTACTCATAACGGCGAGCGTATTTTATCTCATATTAAAATGATTTTGCACCACGAAGAACATCTTCGCGAAGAAGCCCTTTCTATTAAAGGCATTGAGACCGGTTTAGTGCGCATTGGCACATTATCCAGTATCTCTATTAAATGGGTTCCCAGCATTCTAGCCTCTTTTCATTCTCAATATCCACAAAGTGAAACAAAAACCCATTTAGGCTGCTATGATGGAATGAACAAATGGATTTCGAGCAACCTTGCTTCAAATGGTTCGATAGTTAAAAAGAGGTTGAGATGA
- a CDS encoding Fic family protein, with the protein MEYKTVKEMAEDWDLSERRVRLLCQNGEIDGVVQNGRAYLIPETAVKPVDKRYRKNKNISPLYRAIFAKIDELKHKLNLRRPLTQGELKRLQEEFMIEFTYDSNAIEGNTLTLQETAMVLEGITIDTKPLKDHLEVVGHKEAFGYVKRIVAEKTSFSERVIQEIHSLVLMDRPEDRGRYRRIPVRIMGASHEPPQPYLVPIQMEQLLDEVKKEQLHPIEVAALFHLKFEGIHPFIDGNGRTGRLILNFMLMQNGYPPINVKFADRRKYYEGFETYYKNGDSAPMVKMIAQYIEEQLNLYLRILV; encoded by the coding sequence GTGGAGTATAAGACAGTGAAAGAGATGGCCGAAGACTGGGACCTATCGGAGCGGCGTGTACGTCTCTTATGCCAAAATGGGGAAATTGACGGTGTTGTTCAAAACGGAAGAGCCTATTTAATTCCTGAAACTGCCGTCAAGCCAGTGGATAAGCGATATAGAAAAAATAAGAATATCTCGCCCTTGTATCGAGCTATCTTCGCGAAAATTGATGAACTCAAGCATAAACTAAATCTGCGTCGGCCGCTGACCCAAGGCGAGCTGAAGCGCTTACAAGAAGAGTTTATGATTGAATTTACGTATGATTCCAATGCGATTGAAGGCAATACGCTAACATTGCAGGAAACGGCTATGGTTTTGGAAGGCATCACCATTGATACGAAGCCGTTAAAAGATCATTTAGAGGTAGTGGGGCACAAGGAAGCCTTTGGATATGTAAAACGGATCGTTGCGGAAAAAACAAGCTTTTCTGAGCGTGTAATACAAGAAATACACTCCCTCGTTCTTATGGATCGCCCCGAAGATCGGGGGCGGTATCGTCGAATCCCTGTACGCATTATGGGGGCGTCTCATGAACCGCCGCAGCCGTACCTGGTGCCAATTCAGATGGAACAATTGTTAGACGAAGTAAAAAAAGAGCAGCTTCATCCGATCGAAGTTGCAGCTCTATTTCATTTGAAATTTGAGGGGATTCATCCTTTTATTGATGGGAATGGACGAACCGGGCGCTTGATTTTGAACTTTATGTTGATGCAGAACGGTTATCCTCCGATCAATGTGAAATTTGCCGACCGGCGCAAGTACTATGAAGGGTTTGAGACGTATTATAAAAATGGGGATTCGGCGCCTATGGTAAAAATGATTGCTCAGTATATTGAAGAGCAATTGAATTTGTATTTGCGAATTCTTGTTTAA
- a CDS encoding EAL domain-containing protein, which produces MRLKTYLIISQLLAVTLSVFLLGAMNFYYMYQNVQQDLQYKNDMLAHATSREVAELLRAPLRLMEQIRAVYQNESLGSQSAADEVVNHLIQQEKFFDRIEFIDEKGYVVRTIPRNEDMADMDRSRYEFYKKISNGTSVYWSNSFISTETGQPTVIVAMPVSGGSIAGYLNLQRVSNITDVFFEMYGRNVFVAITDERGVTIAHTDREKVWQREWSGDYFVLHKDQKNDKEKQVAISGVEYLVSAEEVNESGWHVVVYQAVDVAFATLHRIQWFFIISASLVLVGGLALSWRKLGSTLQAFSRLNQRFVAIAGGNLEIKAEHEGFSELNEMVDHFNHMVHNVRERDRRLYELAHKDSLTGLGNRSLFLQWMQQAVRENKPFGVVFLDLDDFKLVNDSYGHWQGDLLLIKVAEKLRAIAGENAVLARLGGDEFVFIVQNWEDAPGMDWIQRLSETMSEPVKVNSYVFSTEASIGISVFPKDSGDADELLRFADMAMYQAKNHGKNGFCFYAEKMNEEIKRKNEIIESLRDEEIFDELFLQYQPIFFADGKKVRGVEALVRWNNVKLGLVSPAEFIPMAEETGRINEIGKWVMNEACKTLALINHGNSEPYVMAINVSAIQLKESAFLTEVYEIVKETRIEAKWLELEITETAFMGRWEETIAILQQLKNFGISIALDDFGTGYSSLSYLHGLPIDTLKIDRSLIMDILENKKAQAMLNGIIDLARGIGLKAVAEGIETVEQAEMIQQTGCNYCQGYLFKKPLPTTDLLAFLTRREEDGSR; this is translated from the coding sequence GTGAGATTAAAAACGTATTTAATCATCAGCCAGCTTCTTGCCGTAACCTTGTCTGTCTTTTTGCTGGGCGCTATGAATTTTTACTACATGTATCAAAATGTGCAGCAAGACTTGCAGTATAAAAATGATATGCTGGCTCATGCGACCTCGCGAGAAGTTGCTGAGCTGTTACGTGCGCCATTACGATTGATGGAGCAAATTAGAGCTGTGTATCAGAATGAAAGTTTGGGAAGTCAAAGCGCCGCCGATGAGGTAGTAAATCATTTAATCCAACAGGAAAAATTTTTTGATCGAATCGAATTTATTGATGAAAAAGGGTATGTTGTGAGAACCATTCCTCGCAATGAAGATATGGCGGACATGGATCGTTCTCGGTACGAGTTTTATAAGAAGATAAGTAATGGAACCTCCGTATATTGGTCTAATTCCTTTATCTCAACCGAAACCGGGCAGCCGACCGTTATTGTAGCTATGCCCGTATCAGGAGGAAGCATAGCAGGGTATCTTAATTTGCAGCGAGTCAGTAATATAACGGATGTCTTTTTCGAAATGTATGGAAGGAATGTGTTTGTCGCCATTACGGATGAAAGAGGCGTAACGATTGCTCATACGGATCGAGAGAAAGTTTGGCAGCGAGAATGGTCCGGCGACTATTTCGTTCTGCACAAAGACCAAAAGAATGATAAAGAAAAGCAAGTAGCTATTTCCGGGGTAGAGTATCTTGTTAGCGCCGAAGAGGTTAATGAGTCGGGCTGGCATGTAGTGGTTTACCAGGCGGTAGATGTTGCCTTTGCTACGCTGCACCGAATTCAATGGTTCTTTATTATTTCGGCGTCTCTCGTTTTAGTAGGCGGTCTGGCTCTTTCTTGGCGCAAACTAGGCTCAACGTTGCAAGCGTTTAGCCGTTTGAATCAACGGTTTGTAGCCATTGCGGGAGGCAACCTGGAAATTAAGGCGGAGCATGAAGGGTTTAGTGAGCTAAATGAGATGGTGGATCATTTTAATCATATGGTGCACAATGTACGGGAGCGGGACCGTAGGCTCTATGAATTGGCGCATAAGGACAGCCTGACCGGGCTGGGAAATCGCAGCTTGTTTTTGCAGTGGATGCAGCAAGCGGTGCGGGAGAACAAGCCTTTTGGAGTCGTGTTTTTAGACTTGGATGATTTTAAACTGGTCAACGATTCTTATGGGCATTGGCAAGGGGATTTACTATTAATCAAAGTCGCGGAAAAATTAAGGGCCATTGCGGGTGAAAATGCGGTTTTGGCCCGACTTGGCGGCGATGAGTTTGTTTTTATTGTTCAAAATTGGGAAGACGCCCCAGGAATGGATTGGATTCAAAGGCTAAGCGAAACAATGTCTGAGCCTGTGAAGGTGAACAGCTATGTCTTTTCGACAGAGGCGAGTATTGGAATTTCTGTATTCCCGAAAGATAGCGGCGACGCGGACGAGCTTCTTCGTTTTGCGGATATGGCCATGTATCAAGCCAAAAATCACGGGAAAAATGGATTTTGTTTTTATGCGGAGAAAATGAATGAAGAGATCAAACGAAAAAATGAAATTATTGAGTCGCTTAGGGATGAAGAGATTTTTGACGAATTGTTTTTGCAATACCAACCCATATTTTTTGCGGATGGGAAAAAGGTTCGAGGCGTGGAAGCCTTGGTACGCTGGAACAACGTGAAACTCGGGTTGGTTTCGCCAGCGGAGTTTATTCCTATGGCGGAAGAAACCGGACGCATTAATGAAATCGGCAAATGGGTTATGAACGAAGCGTGCAAAACGCTGGCTCTAATCAATCATGGGAATAGCGAGCCGTATGTTATGGCGATTAATGTATCCGCCATTCAGTTAAAAGAGTCTGCTTTTCTTACGGAAGTCTATGAGATTGTCAAAGAAACCCGAATTGAGGCTAAATGGCTTGAGCTAGAAATTACAGAGACGGCGTTCATGGGGAGATGGGAAGAAACGATAGCGATATTGCAACAGTTGAAGAACTTTGGCATTAGTATTGCATTGGATGATTTTGGGACTGGCTATTCGTCCTTGTCTTATTTGCATGGGTTACCCATTGATACTTTGAAAATTGATCGTTCCTTGATAATGGATATTCTGGAAAATAAAAAAGCCCAGGCCATGCTAAACGGAATTATTGATTTAGCGCGGGGAATCGGGTTGAAAGCGGTCGCTGAAGGGATTGAAACCGTTGAGCAGGCGGAAATGATCCAACAAACCGGGTGCAATTATTGCCAAGGATATCTCTTTAAAAAGCCTTTGCCTACAACAGACTTGCTGGCCTTTCTTACTCGACGCGAAGAGGACGGATCGCGCTGA
- a CDS encoding ABC transporter substrate-binding protein yields MKDGKRNLKTWLFFGISSLLFIAVVFLIYHLFFSPIKLGFSAGLSGLKSELGISGRNGAQLAVEEINRNGGIRGRKIELVVADDKNDANIACTVDQRLAEQGVTIIIGHMVSSVAMDTVKNANEKNLLLISPTIATDELTQIDDNFVRVIASNKVQGYSLAKAVLQETAVRSIAIVYDENNASFAKIIKESFEAQLQGSGGKVVATEAFKNRNDFKRIVSALRESEAEGVLLIASAIDAGLFCQQSRKQNFKLPVFAPMWTMTNDFIQAGGADVEGAYLISQVDLESEAALYIAFQKAYRERYGEIPSFASILSYDAVMVVAAAIQEAGTISTEPVKDAILRMGEFSGLQESIKMDSFGDVKNSYYLYRVQNGTFKKVGRL; encoded by the coding sequence ATGAAGGATGGTAAACGCAATCTGAAAACTTGGCTCTTTTTTGGTATCAGCAGTTTGCTTTTTATCGCGGTAGTCTTTTTGATTTATCATTTGTTTTTTTCCCCTATTAAACTGGGCTTTTCCGCTGGCCTTTCCGGTTTAAAATCAGAACTGGGGATAAGCGGCAGAAACGGTGCGCAGTTGGCGGTGGAAGAAATCAATCGAAATGGCGGCATTCGGGGCAGGAAGATTGAACTAGTCGTAGCGGATGATAAAAATGACGCTAACATTGCGTGTACGGTGGACCAGCGCTTGGCGGAACAAGGGGTAACTATTATTATTGGTCATATGGTAAGTAGTGTGGCCATGGATACGGTAAAAAATGCGAATGAAAAGAACCTATTGTTAATTAGCCCGACGATTGCTACGGACGAGCTAACACAAATAGATGACAACTTTGTCCGCGTGATTGCTTCGAACAAGGTCCAAGGCTATAGTTTGGCGAAAGCGGTTTTACAAGAAACGGCGGTGCGGTCCATCGCCATTGTATATGATGAAAACAATGCTTCTTTTGCTAAGATCATCAAGGAAAGTTTTGAAGCGCAGCTTCAGGGGAGCGGCGGAAAGGTAGTCGCTACTGAAGCGTTCAAGAATCGTAACGATTTTAAACGCATTGTTTCGGCGCTGCGTGAAAGCGAAGCGGAAGGCGTTCTCTTGATTGCATCAGCGATTGATGCGGGCCTGTTCTGCCAGCAAAGTCGAAAGCAAAATTTCAAGCTGCCCGTGTTCGCTCCTATGTGGACGATGACCAATGATTTTATTCAAGCTGGCGGCGCTGACGTTGAAGGGGCTTATTTAATTAGTCAGGTTGACCTAGAGAGCGAAGCGGCCCTGTATATTGCGTTTCAAAAAGCCTATCGAGAGCGATATGGGGAGATTCCCTCTTTTGCTTCCATTTTGAGTTATGATGCCGTAATGGTTGTCGCTGCGGCTATTCAGGAAGCGGGGACTATTTCGACGGAGCCAGTGAAAGACGCCATCTTGCGTATGGGCGAATTTTCCGGGTTGCAGGAATCTATAAAAATGGATAGCTTTGGCGACGTGAAGAACAGCTACTATCTTTATCGCGTACAAAATGGCACATTTAAAAAGGTGGGACGACTGTGA
- a CDS encoding RidA family protein, which yields MKEVIYTDGAPKAIGPYSQAIKANGFLFVSGQLPMDPKSGKFPAGGIEAQTRQSLENLKAILEEANISFEDVVKTTVLMQDLENFTAMNAVYAEYFTKNHPARVCVEVAKLPQNALVEIEAIAVCYG from the coding sequence ATGAAAGAAGTGATCTATACGGACGGTGCGCCCAAGGCCATCGGTCCGTACTCGCAAGCCATAAAGGCCAATGGATTTCTCTTTGTCTCCGGCCAACTGCCGATGGACCCGAAGAGCGGCAAATTTCCAGCAGGCGGCATTGAGGCGCAAACGCGCCAGTCTTTGGAGAACCTAAAAGCCATCTTAGAAGAAGCCAATATCTCCTTCGAGGACGTGGTGAAGACGACGGTCTTGATGCAGGACCTGGAAAACTTTACTGCCATGAATGCAGTGTATGCTGAATACTTTACCAAGAACCATCCAGCCAGAGTCTGCGTGGAAGTGGCTAAGCTGCCGCAAAACGCACTCGTGGAGATAGAAGCCATTGCCGTGTGTTACGGCTAA
- a CDS encoding L-serine ammonia-lyase, iron-sulfur-dependent, subunit alpha yields MMTEQGKVEEKPRWADLLKAVQQEVRPAIGCTEPVAVALGAAIAARELGKPVERIEVQVSANMMKNGMGVMVPGTGMAGLAIAAAAGAVSGDPEGKLEVLKRQNKADVKRAKQMVAKHKVHLAIAEVPHVLYADVKVFSGSKWARVCIADDHTQVVRVEREDEVLYEKRSEESTAESAFSLEGVIASDVYEFATTAPLDSLRFILESARLNDALADEGLKGGYGLHIGATLQRQSEEGLLADSLMNRVLLRTTAASDARMGGASLPAMTNSGSGNQGITATVPVSVVAQYVQADEEKLIRALMLSHTMAIYIHSKLPKLSALCAVSTAAMGAASGMAWLLRKDFGTVSMAISSMVGDMVGMICDGASNSCAMKVSTAVSSACKAVLMALEGTRVTGCEGIVAEDVDASIANVGELACKGMVQTDDQILKIMLHKVG; encoded by the coding sequence ATGATGACGGAACAAGGGAAGGTAGAAGAAAAACCAAGGTGGGCGGATCTACTGAAAGCGGTGCAGCAGGAAGTACGTCCGGCCATCGGCTGTACGGAACCGGTAGCCGTGGCCCTGGGGGCGGCTATCGCCGCCCGGGAGCTGGGCAAACCGGTGGAACGCATTGAGGTCCAGGTATCCGCCAATATGATGAAAAACGGCATGGGCGTTATGGTGCCGGGAACGGGCATGGCGGGACTCGCCATTGCCGCTGCTGCCGGAGCCGTCAGCGGCGACCCGGAGGGCAAGCTGGAAGTGTTAAAGCGCCAGAACAAAGCTGATGTAAAACGAGCCAAACAGATGGTGGCGAAACACAAGGTGCATCTTGCCATTGCCGAAGTGCCCCATGTGCTTTATGCAGACGTGAAAGTCTTCAGCGGCAGCAAGTGGGCGCGCGTGTGCATTGCCGACGATCATACCCAAGTAGTGCGTGTGGAGCGCGAGGACGAAGTGCTTTATGAAAAGCGCAGCGAGGAAAGTACTGCAGAAAGTGCCTTCTCACTAGAAGGCGTTATCGCCAGCGATGTCTATGAATTTGCCACCACGGCGCCGCTGGATTCGCTTCGCTTTATCTTGGAGTCCGCTAGGCTGAACGATGCCTTGGCCGACGAAGGACTAAAAGGAGGCTATGGCCTTCATATCGGTGCGACCTTGCAGCGTCAAAGCGAGGAAGGCTTGCTGGCCGATAGCTTAATGAATCGCGTTCTGCTACGAACCACCGCCGCCTCGGACGCTCGTATGGGCGGCGCGTCGTTGCCCGCCATGACCAACTCCGGCTCCGGCAACCAAGGCATTACTGCCACCGTACCGGTGAGCGTGGTGGCGCAGTATGTCCAGGCGGACGAAGAAAAACTAATTCGCGCGCTCATGCTGTCTCATACGATGGCGATCTATATCCACAGCAAGCTGCCCAAGCTGTCCGCCTTGTGCGCCGTCTCTACCGCGGCCATGGGTGCGGCATCCGGCATGGCGTGGCTGCTGCGCAAGGATTTTGGCACGGTAAGCATGGCGATTTCCAGCATGGTAGGGGATATGGTGGGCATGATCTGTGACGGCGCGTCCAACAGCTGCGCCATGAAAGTATCCACCGCCGTATCCTCCGCCTGCAAGGCGGTACTCATGGCGCTGGAGGGAACTCGCGTTACCGGCTGTGAAGGCATTGTGGCTGAAGACGTGGACGCCTCCATTGCCAACGTCGGAGAACTGGCCTGTAAAGGCATGGTTCAGACCGACGACCAGATCCTAAAGATTATGCTCCATAAAGTAGGCTAA
- a CDS encoding helix-turn-helix transcriptional regulator — MFSQELFCQRLRQLRQSHNLTAEQLGKEFNVSKQTVSRWELGDRLPPLDVATALADYFKVSLDYLAGRATTQKMNDK, encoded by the coding sequence ATGTTTTCACAAGAACTGTTTTGCCAACGCTTACGACAATTAAGACAGTCTCACAACCTAACTGCCGAACAGTTAGGTAAAGAATTTAACGTCTCTAAGCAAACAGTCAGCCGTTGGGAGCTTGGCGACCGTCTGCCACCTCTTGATGTCGCTACAGCGTTAGCCGATTATTTCAAAGTATCTCTTGATTATTTAGCAGGTCGAGCAACTACGCAAAAAATGAATGATAAATAG
- the thyX gene encoding FAD-dependent thymidylate synthase: MRVISPSFELLGIINPQEIIQSIENYGRVCYKSESGVSAESAEPFIRKIIKSGHESVIEHEKVTARIICDRGVTHEIVRHRIASYSQESTRYCNYSQDKFGKELTFIRPCYWEEGSAPYSMWVNQMKAAEDTYIALIESGAKPEQARSVLPNSLKTEIIVTMNLREWRHFFKLRTAPKAHPQMREVSIPLFKRMRAILPAIFDDIQIEE; the protein is encoded by the coding sequence ATGCGAGTTATTTCTCCGTCATTTGAGTTGCTTGGAATAATTAACCCTCAAGAAATTATTCAAAGTATAGAAAATTATGGACGTGTGTGCTACAAGAGTGAGAGCGGCGTCAGTGCCGAGTCTGCTGAGCCATTTATAAGAAAAATAATTAAGAGTGGACACGAATCTGTTATTGAACATGAAAAAGTCACCGCTAGAATTATTTGTGATCGTGGTGTTACACATGAGATTGTACGTCATAGGATTGCAAGCTACAGCCAAGAAAGTACTAGATACTGTAATTATTCACAAGATAAGTTTGGTAAAGAGCTTACTTTCATAAGACCGTGCTATTGGGAAGAAGGCTCGGCACCGTATTCGATGTGGGTGAATCAAATGAAGGCAGCCGAAGATACGTATATTGCCTTAATTGAAAGTGGGGCGAAACCTGAGCAGGCGCGTAGTGTTTTGCCGAATAGTCTCAAGACAGAAATTATCGTGACCATGAATTTGAGAGAATGGCGTCATTTTTTTAAGCTCCGAACTGCCCCTAAAGCTCATCCTCAAATGAGAGAGGTTAGCATTCCTTTGTTTAAAAGGATGCGAGCTATTTTGCCAGCGATATTCGACGATATTCAGATTGAAGAATAA